Within the Solibacillus silvestris genome, the region GTTGGTGGAGCATGTTTTAGCTCAAATCGTTATCAGTTTTATAGCGACCGCCTGTTTTGGCGTCATTTTTAATGCCCCGATCAAAACGATCCCGGCATGTGGCTTCGTCGGTGCTGTAGGCTGGGCAGTATATTATGTTCTGTTTGAAGGCGGACTGGATGATGTTCGAGCATCCTTTGTTGGGGCATTTGTCGTCTCATTAGTAGCATATTTCTTTGCACGCAAGTTTAGGATGCCGATGATCATATTTAGTGTGTCTGGTATTATTCCGCTTGTCCCTGGTGGCATTGCATACAGCACGATGCGAAATGTGATGGAGCTCGACTATATTGCAGGTTTGGAAAATGGAATGCGTGCATTTATGATTTCCGGAGCGATTGCGATGGGACTTGTATTTGCTGAGGTAATAATGCAGATCATTTTGCGTTTAATGAGAAAAGGAAGGACTTCGATTCAATCCTTTACTAAAATAAAAAAGAAAAGCTCGTAAAGCACTGATCGTCAGTTGCCTTACGAGCTTTTTGATTACAGTAATAACGAAGAAATTTCTTCTGTAGAGCTTGGTTTGCTTACAAAGTAACCTTGGATGAAATCACAGCCGATGCTTGTCAGGAATTGCATTTGTTCTTCTGTTTCCACACCTTCAGCAACGACCGTCAGATTCATTGATTTTCCTAGTTGTACCATACCGTTTACGAGCTGCTGGTTTTTTTTCGATTTCAGCGAGTGGATAAATGTCTGGTCGATTTTTAAAATGGAAATAGGTAAAAGCTGCATGTAACGGAATGAGCCATAACCTGTTCCAAAGTCATCAAGCACAAAGACGATGCCTTCTTTTTCAAGTGCACGCATTTGCTTAATAATTCCTGTTTCGGCCTCAGCTTCCAATGCAAACTTTTCGGTAATTTCGATTTGCAGTAAATTTGCCGGACAGCCAGTACGTTCAAGTGTTTCCAAAATTGACTTGGCCATATTTTTATCACGGAATTCGCGTACAGAAGAGTTGATGCTCACTTTAATTGCATGGCCCGCATTCTTCCATAGGACCGCCTGTTCACATGCTTTTTCCAGCATAAACGAACCGATATTATTTATTAGACCTGTCTCTTCCGCGATAGGGATCAGTTCATCAGGTGATACTGCGCCGATTTCCTCATCATCCCAACGCACTAATGCCTCAACAGCTGTAATATTACCACTTTTTAAATCAACTTGAGGCTGGTATAGAACATGAAGATTTTTCTGATCTAATGCAAGCAGTAATCGCTTTTCAACAATCGATCTGCGGTTTAATGCAGCATGTGAAGATTTTGATAAAGAGACGATGCTGTCACCGCCCGCACTGCGTACAGAAGCTATCGTAGCCAATGATGCCTTCATTAATTGAGAGAAAGTCATTTGATCTTCCGGGAAGCGTGTAATCCCGCCGCTTAATGATAGGGGAACTGCCACATTTCCGCTGTAGATTGGATTTTGCTGTAAATAATTCAGGAAACCTTGTGTAAACCATTCTGGCAATGGTGTAATTACGACAAATTCACTTTCATTAATACGAGCCATCGTACTATCTTGGAAATACATTTTCATGCGTTTCGTAAATTCTACGATAAGGGAATTTCCGGCTACGCCATCATGCAAATCCTTAATTGTGTAAAACTTATCAATACTTAAGTAAACAAATGAAAAATGCCGGTCTTCTTCAATCATTTCCCCGATAATTTGTTCCAGACGATGAACATTCATCATTCCTGTTTCTGTATCAATATATGCGATTTTCTCCAGCTGAAACTGAATTTTTTTCTCTTTTGTAATATTTCGCTCAATCAGCAAAAACTCGTTCTTTTCAGATGTTTGACCCATCATTGGAATGGCCGTTAAATGTACCCAGTAAAGTTGCTCATCTTTTGTCAATTGCTCGACTTCACCTTGCCAAACTTGTCCGTTTTGCAATGTTTTCCAAATTTCTAAAACAACTTTTTCTGATTCGGGATTTTGCGGGAACAATTGCCACAATGTTTTACCGATGACCCGTTTTGGTGTCCAGTGGCTTGCTGTTAAAAATTGCTGATTTGTTTGAGTGATAAAGCCGTCCTGGTCAAGTGTAACAGTCATGAATGATTGGTGGATCCCATTTTTAAGGTCCACTAAATGTTGCTGTTCTTCATCCATTAAACGAACTTCTTCATTTGGAATACAAAGAACAGAAATCGCTTGTTCATTTAAGAAAACTGTCGGCTTCGTATAAAGGGTACATATTTTGGAAGATTGTCCTTTTAATGAAAGAGGGATGTTGTGCAAACATAACGCTACCGAACCGGTTAAAATGGTTTCAATGACATCGTCACCTACTTCTGAAAAAAGCGTGTCGTGTATGGACTTACCTATTAGTTCTTTTGTCTCTTTTGATATATAGTCCAAATGACTGATATTTTCATGGACGAGTGTGCCATTAGGTGAGAGTACAAAAGAAGGGAAAGGGGTATCTAGTAGTGGCTCAGTACTAGTAGAATAGATTTGTTCTTTTGTCATAAGTTAAGTCTCCTTAATTAATTAATTCATATTGCAATTATAATTAAATAACATAGTTTAGTCATTTAAGATGAATTTTTATTTGTAAAAATTAATCATGCATAGGATTATTATACCTTATTATTGGGTAATAAGTAGTTAAATTTATGCATCTTTACTAGAATAATTGTATCATGAAGTTTTTTTGTTTTTAATGAAAAGAATATTTGTGAAAAGATAAATTTGAAGGGATTCATGCGTGAGTATTGCGTTACTTCGATAGCTTTACTAAAATAAAGAAATTATAGTAGTTAGAATTGGAGTAGAAAGAATGAATTTATCGGCAATAACAGTGTCGTTTCCATTAGATGAAGAAACATATGAAGAATTACAGAAATTATGTAAAACAGCGGCCGTCTGTGATGGCGTAGTATTAAATCAAGTAATGAATTTACCGATAGCGAAAAGCTATGAAATACGGGGATTTTATGTTCTTGTATATGATGATGAAAAGAATTTATTGGTCGGAGCAGGTACTGCTGTCGATTTGATGGGATTAAATACGTATGAATGGTCGATGCTCGTTGCACCAATGTACCGTCACCTTGGAATTGGTACGGCAATTTTGAATGTGCTGAAAGATGGCATGGCGATGCGTGAAAGTGAAGGAGAACTTGCATTAATCATGGAAGGTTCTCATTACGGCAAAGAATTTCTTCAAAAGAATGGGTATTTATACAGCTTTTCTGAAGCGACATTGGAAGCCCGTGCAGAAGTTCTTCAAAAAGAGGGAGCTGTTACCTTACGCCCATTTATGCAAAAGGATACCGAAGCACTTGTCACGATTTTCAGTGATGCGTTTGGCGATATGCGTGAGGAGTCATTGGAATTAATCGAGTTTAATACAACGACTGAAGGCCTAGTCATGTGGACAGCCGAAATTGATGGTGAAGTTGTGGGAACAGTGACGACTCGTAAAGAAGGCGAAGTACAATGGATTACGGCATTTGCTGTTTCCCCTAAAAGACAGCGTCAAGGAATCGGTACACAAATTTTAAACTTCGTGAAAGATTATGCGCTTCGGTCAGGTGACAAGACAATTTTACTCGATGTGGAAGTCGAAAACATGGCAGCCCTTCATGTATATGAAAAAGCCGGTTTTATGAAGTCATCCCAGCTTGATTACTATATTTATATTGGATTGTAAGCCAGTAGATTTAAGTGCTTACGAAGCAAACGTTCATGATTATATGAACGTTTTTTTTATGCGAAAAAAGAACGATAATGATTGGTTTCTTGGTTTTGAAGATCCTTTAAACATTAATCAGACAAACAAAATTATAGTGAAATCAGGCAATTACCAAAGGGGGGATATTTTGAAAGTATTGATTGTTTCAATGTCTACTTTGTTTATCGAAGCATTACAAATAGCGATTCGTGATAAGCGCCCGGCTTGGCAAGTAGATACTTATGCCATTCAAGCTCCTCTTTTTAATCAGGCATTACGGAAAAAGATTAAAGAACAGTGTATTGATGTAGTGGTAATTGAAACAACAAACCAGCATTTTGCGCTGATTATTGAAAGTTTAAAAAAAGTGAAGGGCCCCGAAGTAGACATTATGCTTCTTGTAGATTCAAGAATGGGGGAGGTTTACCATCTATTAAAAGATGAAGAACGCTGGGCAAGTGTGACAAAAAATACAAGGTTGGACGAATTTGTACTACTGATGGAATCGTTTAAGAGTAATATATCAAATTTACTTGAGGTTTCATTAAAAGAGTTGGATAAAAAAATCCTAAGAGATTTAGCGGTTGGTCATACATTTGAGTTCATCCAGCATAAACGGGGGATGTCAGCAGAAGAAATTGATCAGTCACTTTATCGGATTAATACCTATTTTAAAGTACCGAATTATATCGAGTCGATCAGTAAGGCATTTGAACAGAAAATCATTACGTAGTTAAACATAAAAGGAGGCAAAAAAAATGAAAAATATTTTAAGAACTGTAGTTGGAGTTGGTATTGGAGTCGTCGTTATTTCTATTATTAAAATGTTCAGCTAAGGGAGGAACGGTGCAAATGACCTTTCAAATTAAAAATTTAAATAAAAGCTTTGGCAATAAAAAAGCAGTGAACAATATTTCCATTCAATTAGAAGAAGGACAAATCCTTGGTATGCTAGGCAGAAATGGTGCAGGAAAAACAACAACCATACGTATGATGCTAGAGCTGATTCCTAAGGATAGTGGTCAAATCTTATGGAAAGGAAAGCCTTTCTCAAAGAAAAA harbors:
- a CDS encoding glycosidase, coding for MDCKPVDLSAYEANVHDYMNVFFMRKKNDNDWFLGFEDPLNINQTNKIIVKSGNYQRGDILKVLIVSMSTLFIEALQIAIRDKRPAWQVDTYAIQAPLFNQALRKKIKEQCIDVVVIETTNQHFALIIESLKKVKGPEVDIMLLVDSRMGEVYHLLKDEERWASVTKNTRLDEFVLLMESFKSNISNLLEVSLKELDKKILRDLAVGHTFEFIQHKRGMSAEEIDQSLYRINTYFKVPNYIESISKAFEQKIIT
- a CDS encoding diguanylate cyclase, which codes for MTKEQIYSTSTEPLLDTPFPSFVLSPNGTLVHENISHLDYISKETKELIGKSIHDTLFSEVGDDVIETILTGSVALCLHNIPLSLKGQSSKICTLYTKPTVFLNEQAISVLCIPNEEVRLMDEEQQHLVDLKNGIHQSFMTVTLDQDGFITQTNQQFLTASHWTPKRVIGKTLWQLFPQNPESEKVVLEIWKTLQNGQVWQGEVEQLTKDEQLYWVHLTAIPMMGQTSEKNEFLLIERNITKEKKIQFQLEKIAYIDTETGMMNVHRLEQIIGEMIEEDRHFSFVYLSIDKFYTIKDLHDGVAGNSLIVEFTKRMKMYFQDSTMARINESEFVVITPLPEWFTQGFLNYLQQNPIYSGNVAVPLSLSGGITRFPEDQMTFSQLMKASLATIASVRSAGGDSIVSLSKSSHAALNRRSIVEKRLLLALDQKNLHVLYQPQVDLKSGNITAVEALVRWDDEEIGAVSPDELIPIAEETGLINNIGSFMLEKACEQAVLWKNAGHAIKVSINSSVREFRDKNMAKSILETLERTGCPANLLQIEITEKFALEAEAETGIIKQMRALEKEGIVFVLDDFGTGYGSFRYMQLLPISILKIDQTFIHSLKSKKNQQLVNGMVQLGKSMNLTVVAEGVETEEQMQFLTSIGCDFIQGYFVSKPSSTEEISSLLL
- a CDS encoding GNAT family acetyltransferase, encoding MNLSAITVSFPLDEETYEELQKLCKTAAVCDGVVLNQVMNLPIAKSYEIRGFYVLVYDDEKNLLVGAGTAVDLMGLNTYEWSMLVAPMYRHLGIGTAILNVLKDGMAMRESEGELALIMEGSHYGKEFLQKNGYLYSFSEATLEARAEVLQKEGAVTLRPFMQKDTEALVTIFSDAFGDMREESLELIEFNTTTEGLVMWTAEIDGEVVGTVTTRKEGEVQWITAFAVSPKRQRQGIGTQILNFVKDYALRSGDKTILLDVEVENMAALHVYEKAGFMKSSQLDYYIYIGL